From the Gavia stellata isolate bGavSte3 chromosome 22, bGavSte3.hap2, whole genome shotgun sequence genome, one window contains:
- the LOC104259338 gene encoding histone H3.3A, whose amino-acid sequence MARTKQTARKSTGGKAPRKQLATKAARKSAPSTGGVKKPHRYRPGTVALREIRRYQKSTELLIRKLPFQRLVREIAQDFKTDLRFQSAAIGALQEASEAYLVGLFEDTNLCAIHAKRVTIMPKDIQLARRIRGERA is encoded by the exons atggcCCGTACAAAGCAGACTGCCCGCAAGTCCACTGGGGGGAAGGCTCCGCGCAAGCAGCTGGCCACCAAGGCGGCCCGGAAAAGCGCCCCCTCTACTGGCGGCGTCAAGAAGCCTCACCGCTACAG gCCGGGCACCGTCGCCCTCCGTGAGATCCGCCGCTACCAGAAGTCCACGGAGCTGCTGATCCGCAAGCTGCCCTTCCAGCGGCTGGTCAGGGAAATCGCCCAGGACTTCAAAACAGATTTGAGGTTCCAGAGTGCAGCCATCGGTGCGCTGCAG GAGGCCAGCGAAGCATATCTGGTGGGTCTGTTTGAAGATACAAACCTGTGCGCCATCCATGCCAAGAGAGTCACCATCATGCCCAAAGATATCCAGTTGGCTCGCAGGATACGGGGAGAGAGGGCTTAA